DNA from Tripterygium wilfordii isolate XIE 37 chromosome 4, ASM1340144v1, whole genome shotgun sequence:
AATGGAACCGTCACAATAACAAGAACATATGCAGATTATTGTTCTTTCAAAGAGGAATTTCAACAAACACAAAGATaagagaaagaacaaaaaaaaccatAACAAAGAAGCCGAAACACAAAGATTTGAGTCGAGGCATGAGCTAGAACATTACCGTCTCAGGAAAGTGGAGATGGAAATAGTGAAATCctttgcttctcttcttctctcccgGACCTACACCTTTCTctccttccttttctttgtcGGCGAATGCTTTGctctttctctcctctcccGTTTTTCTCCCTGGTTTGCGCCTACCTTTCTCCTTTCCTCTTGTCTTTCTCCTTTCCTCTTGTGCGGCTGCTCTTCTCCTTGGCCTCTTCCTCTTGTTCCACGGttgctctctttttcttctctcccgTTTTTTCTCTTGTGCggctctttctctcctttttctttgttgtgtgCCGCCCCTCTCACGAAAATGGTGTGGCTAATGTTTTTATATCtccttcaattttcttttcctcttttacCCCTTAAACCctagttttttttctctctttagaaaccctaTGAAACTAACCCTTTTGTCTTTTCCATTCTTTTTGAAAAACCCTAAAAGGTGCCACCTTTTCCTTTGCGCTCATGGCTaaggttttatttttaaatttttaaattctcttatttttagatattttctagggtttagttgcaTTGCGCTCATGGTCAAGGTAATGACTTTTTAtaggcttgtgggtccaaaaaccggtttttgaatttttgtgggcTTGTGGGCTCAAGAacgagcttttgcattttctgtgtttttctattttttatttttttgggctggacgaaaaccggttactacaattTCATTTAATTGTGATTTTACTTTAACGGTATCATTATCTTATAATGTGTCTAACcataattctaaagcatcaatattaCATCTAGGATCCATAACCACATCAATACTGAATATGTTTGGCAaatgttcaaaatattttgaaaacttTTCTTTCATGACAAATAAAGCATTTTTAAAAGTATCAAGTTGTGAATATCGTTTAAATGTCATACAAATATTTGTTAATTGCATAAGTACTCGAGAAGATGAAGGATAATAAACTGAACAAAATATTTTAGTAGAAGTATTACAACATCCAAAAAATCTCTAATAATTTCAGCAATTGTCCAATCAAAATTGCTAGGTAATTGTATATTATTATTAGGgtgtttttctttcatttctgtGCAAAATAAATCTATGACTCTCCTATATTTTGTTGTCACTTTTAAGAGTTCAAATGTTGAGTTCTATCGATGAGGTACATCTTGAGGAAtgttttttctcttcatttgTAATTTTATATAACAATTTTTATACATTTCATATCTAGATACGGATGAGTTAATGCATAATATAATATCTCTAATTGTTTTAATGGAACCAGATAAAATGCATAAACCATCTTGGACtatcaaattacaaatatgagcACAACAATGaacatgaaatattttttgttgccACTCTTAAGAGTTCAAATGTTGAGTTCCATTGATGGGATACATCTAGAGGAATGTTTTTCCTCTTCATTTGTTAGAGGAATGTTTTTCCTCttcatttgtaattttgtacAATAATTTTTATACATTTCGTATTTAGATACAAATGAGTTAATGCATAATACAATATCTCCAATTGTTTCAATTGAACCAGATAAAATGCGTAAATCATCTTGGACtatcaaattacaaatatgagcACAACAACGAACATGAAATAAGTTTCCATCTAAAGGTAGCGTAAGATAATGTTTCAGAGTTTTTTGAGCAGCTTCATTATTAGTAGCATTATctaatgtaattgaaaatattttttgataaatgCCTAAGTTCTTGAGTTCTTGAACAATTACAGTGGCTATCGAATAACCGGTATGAGGGGACTCTAACACTTTaaactcataatttttttattcaaatttcattCATTATCAATATAATGAGTTGTTAATGATAAATAACTCATTTTTTAGATAGAAGTCTATGTATCAAATGTAAGACAAATTTTTCCCTcaaaattttggaattttttttttcaatttaggaaattgattttgaaatctaTCTATGGTTTTCCTTTTGTAGTTGTAGCAGAAAAATCATGATAGTAAAGATTAATGTCTCTTTGAATCATAACAGTAAAATCATGTCTTAAAGTAAATGGTTGTTCGGCTCTAATAATATAATCTATAATCTTGTCACGAGCACGTGTTTCATCTATTGAAAATTTGTAATGTTTCCTGTTTCATCTACATTTAATTTCATTTATCTTCTTATATCTACATTACTATTTTGTTTACATTTTGTAGAATGACATTTCAAATGATTAGTACCTCCACCTGATCCACCACTTTGGAGCTTATCACGAATTTTACATTTTGTTGTCACTTCTCTAACATTATTTGCATTTGTGACGTCACTGGCCCAAGACTTCTACCAAGCCCAATCAACAAACTACAGCTCAAGGCCCAACAAATATTCAAGCCCACGGTCGCACCTAAGGCTAAAACCCACCCAACATATACCCTACGTTCCCTCCCTCGGCAACCCAACCCCCTTCGATCAACATCCAGCCACATTGGGGAAGCCAAGTTACCCGAAGGACCCTAAAGAGGCGATTTTGAATCAGAAAAGGTTACACATGGCCTCTTCACGATCCCTCCTGCGCACCGCCCGCTCCTTCTGCACCGCCGCCTCTACGCACCACAAAAACCATCAAAACACGCACAACTTCCTTAAACCCAATACGTTCATTGGGAGCTGGAATACGTCGAAGGACCCTAAAGAGGCGGAGAAGCAGCTGGCCCAGCTGAGGAGAGACTACGCCAAACAGGTCAAGGACGTGCGCAAGGAGTATATACGCGAGGTGGAGCTCATGCGCCTAGAGAAGCAGCGCAAAGACGAGGCCAGGAGAGAGGCCCTCAAGGCTGCCAATGAGGAGCGGAAGAAGCTGAAAGCCGAGGTAGCGAAAGCCCGCGCCCAGGAACGGAAGGTTGCCCAGGAGGAGTTTCGACAAGCCCTTGTATGTGAATCTGACCTCGTACTGCATTTGATTGTTGTTTGGATATTTGCCTGCGTTATTTTTATTGATGGGTTTTTCTGGGGATTGCGCAAAACTGAAAATGGGATTTGCTTTTGGGTTTTTATACTGGTTCTCTCTATGGCTTCACATAGGAAGGATTGAAGTTGAGGGTTCAAAATTTCAGTTCTTCTACTTGGTGGGTGTTGTGGTAGTTTTGTATGATGGCATTTTACTGGATGATAAGAATATGTGGGATAAGAAACATGTTTGAAATGTGACAAAAACTTCTGTTGCTTGAAGTCCACTTGTACTGAGGTTGATTGTATGCTGTACACGTTCGGTCATTGGAAAAATGTAGCAAAAGAAAGGCATTGGGTTCTTGAATCTAAATTTCCGTAAGTTAAAAGCTGAGGAATCACTGAAGTTCACATGGCGATGCCAATTTCGGAATTtatttttgaacttttcaatTTGGCTTACGGAAAACCATGGGTATAAGGTAGCTAATGAATGGAAATGTAAGAAATGAGAATGTTTTGCTCTTCCCGAGAATAATATAGAGACAGATGAtttaatttgttcaatgttaGATTGAAATGTGgggccgaatatatatatatttttttctgtttttgatcATTTTTCCATGGCTGCTTTTGTTTCTAAAGGATTGATGGATGTATTAGAAATTTGAGTTATGGTTGTTGGTGAGTAACTGCATTCTCCAAATACTAAGAGAATCAATCAAAATCTATTTGTCCTTTCTATTATCAGCTGCGCCTTGTTAATGAGGGTTTCtcagaaaagaaagaacatgAGGGCCTGATTGAAAGTTTTCAGAATCTCTACCATAGATTCAAAGCATTGAAACTTGTGTTGtcatttattttcataatatgcCAGAGGCAAACTCATGAAAAGTCTTAATTATGCTTCcgattgatttttttaatgaagaatTGGAGCGATTCTTTCGAGATAGAAACTGGAAAAAAGACAAATTACTGAGTGGAATTTTTATCTTCAAACCAAACAGACAAAAGAAACAActgagccaaaaaaaaaaatttcgaaatAGGTCCAAAACAAATTGATTCCAGTTGGACGTTTCAGGTTTGCTGTAATTGTCAAAAGAAACTCTTGTACAGTCAAATATCGATTCTTACATTCTCACTGGGTTTATTTTGGGGTCAAATCTTCTAAATTAAGGGAGTTCAAATTTTGACGTTTAGGCTTTTTGCAATTGAAACATCAAACATTGGAAATCTTCAATTCCTCTTGGATTTAATACAATTATCATGATTTCTTGACTGGTTGCATTTTATATTTGAATTCTGGAGTTTGTTTCTCCATGTGGGCTACATCAGTAGCTCGAATGGCCGTTTATGATATGCTTCGTCACTGAAAGATTCATGAAAGCTAATGCAATTTTTGTCCGATGAGAAAGCAAAACAAATTGCTTAGAACTACATGTAGGAAGGACTGaaattttttgttggttttcttTTAGGTAAAGAAAGGGAAAATATTGGGGCTGCCATTTGCAAAAGCAATAGCCCAAATGGAAAAGCAATAGCATTTCCATTTAAATGCTTTGTAAGATGTTTGAAGGACTTATAATAACTTGTAAATGATGCTAtgttttagaaagaaaaagagagcatCTAAAATTTAGCTTATCATTTAGATGAAATTTTAGTGAACACATATTTTATGCTAAAGTATTTTATTAAGGAGCAACAATGGGAGTGGAGACATGGTTGTAACTCACAACCCTGTTTATTCCTATGAAATTACGACAGTTTCCCAAAACTTTTCATGGTCTAAAGGCAATGTAGCGGCAAGTGATGTCGTAAACACTCCCTATGACTTGttcttttattcttctttttttttttttgtatttttgttcatATGGGAATTGTTTTGATGAAGAGTAGGCTGCTACTATCCAATACAGAAAAGGAAGACATATTGATCCTAATAAAAGATTGTGTGTCTGTTATATGAGCTGTTGCAAACAGCTACCttggagaaaaaatatattgaattaCCATGGCATAGTTTAAAATTCCTTCATTTTTCTGACATAATAGTTCGAGTACTAGTTGCTTCTTTAAAAATCTAGTACAACATTCTAAGACTAAGTGCACAGACATTAAACGTCTCTTTATTTAAGAGGGAAAAGAGGAGTTGAAAACAACTAATGGACTTTATTGGAGTAATTCCTATTcaatttgtttgatggcacCGTGAGGAGCTGTAGCTCCTCATGAAGTTATTTACTCATGCATATTTGGAGGTTTTTCTGTAATCAAGTAAATGCTGTACAGAGAAAAATTTCCGGTGGTTTCTTAGTTTCTTAATTGAGCTTGTGTGTGTGCCTGTTATGTGGGCTTGTTGAAAACAACTAGTGGGCTTTATTGGAGTAATTCATATTCCTCGTGTTTGATGGCACCGTGAGGAGTTGTAGCTCCTTATGGAATTATTTGTTCGCGCATATTTCAGAGGTTTCTCTGTAGTCGAGGAAATGCTTTACAGTTAAAAATTTTCTGCAGTTTCTTAGTTTCTTAATTTTGATCCATGCAGTTGAAAGAAAGAGCAGAGAAACTTGAGAACTGGAAGATGAAGGAAACAAAgagggaagagaagaagaaagagaacagTGAACTTCTGCGCAGAAAAAGTTCAGTGTGGATCGATGAACGTGagatggaaaataaaatactgCAAGCCATTGTTGACACCACGTCCATTTGAGTCAATTTTATTCCCAACTTTGCATTTACATCGATTCTCATTTCAAACTCAAATGAGTTGAAATGTGCTGCCATACTAATTAGTACATACTTTTATTTTGTACGGATTTGGGCTTTAATGACATATTTGTCTAGTAAATTGTCTTTGATGAAAAGATTGAATTCTTCTTTGTGTGGATTGTTTTGTTTACACAAGTAatgttttttgaaatattagtaTTATTAACGCGTTAAAGGACTTGGAACCTTATTTTGGTCGAAGTCCCAAGGGAGCTGTGTGAGGCCATGTGGAATGCGATGGATAGATATTGAGATTTGCAGGCAACCATATTAATCAAACTAGTTGTGTGCCCGCGTTTCGCGCGGTATGTAATCCTATGTTTATTGAAGACACTatacatccataaacttacataaacatgtgacatGGCTCTGtgacttctttaataaagttttttttttaatccatgtGACATACCTATATGGTTTGTCATTtagattatataagtttatggatgaaaaaattatgtatatatatcattttgatatGTTTATTAAACTGTCACCTTGGAATCATACACTTTCAAATAATAGATATTGCATTACATCTTTTAAATTAACAAATGATTTGGATAGTAGATAGTGAATTTGTCATATTTGGTCATAAGTTGTGTCTCACATTCATATTATCACGCACTTGATCTTAGTAACGAAACCAAGCATGATCTCTATGTTGTCAGAGATGCGAAATGAACATAAGAATTCCAATAGATCGAATCGCGACGAAATAAATATAAAGCATTCTTGGACCCATGTCGTAGGACATTCTTCGTAACTAAGTTTCCGATCACCATTGCAATAATATCCAATATGTAAACGCTGTCTACCCCACATTAACATTATTTAACATAGCAAATCCATACATGGAAGAAATACATGAAGAGCAAATCATTAGCCACCACCATTGGCGCAATTGCAATTTTGTCTTGCAGTGCAACTAAAAGAAGAATGAGTGGAACAACATAAAACTTTACAAATGTATTGTGCAGACACGAAAAAATTCAAGTATGCCAAATACTGAAGGCTTACATATACAAAGCAAAGTCATTATTTTGAGAGCCcagatttctttttaaatagCAAATGAAATATGGTTGAGAAGTAGTGAACTATTGAACTGCATCCAAGAtagtaaatgaaattttaagaGATTCAAACTGCACGTAATAGCCTTCAGCTTGAGAAGAAGAGCCATTGCTGCTTCAATATAGACTTGGGATTCCACCATATCCAACTTCTATTCAGTATGGCTGCACAAAACCACCAATATAATTCGACATTTATATCGGCATTAAAACCGACCATTTCTCATATTAATTGTGTTATCCATTAAACTAAGATGTAATCAAGTAAGTGATATTGAAAAAGCAAGTAAATGGGCCAATATGAACCCGTATACCAtgttaaacaaaggaaataattGTTCATCGAAACTAAATTCTCAAGAAAGGTTAGGACTAATAAAGAACAAATCAGAAGTGTAGGAAGtaataattaatcttaacaATTTCCTAGAATGAAGGATTTGTATATTTTAGAAAAGCTTTGACTGCGAAGGTATGAAGCCGAAACCATATGTGCATATACTGACATGTGAGGAATCCTCATAAGTGATAAATAAGGCTACAAAAAGGGAGTTTGAACCTAACCTCATTTGACACATTAAATACTACATCCTAGATCATCTTGCATAGTGTTGCGGGTATCTTTATAAATGCTTGCACAGGAAATGTGCAATTAGAGATTTTAAAGTGACAGtagattgttttgaattatcATGGTTTTGGAAACAAGGAAAGTTttatagtaaaaaaaatattagtacCTCCTCTACAGTCTGCGCATTTTCTTGTAGAGTCCTCCATAAAGATCAACCCATAATA
Protein-coding regions in this window:
- the LOC119996298 gene encoding protein maph-9-like; this encodes MASSRSLLRTARSFCTAASTHHKNHQNTHNFLKPNTFIGSWNTSKDPKEAEKQLAQLRRDYAKQVKDVRKEYIREVELMRLEKQRKDEARREALKAANEERKKLKAEVAKARAQERKVAQEEFRQALLKERAEKLENWKMKETKREEKKKENSELLRRKSSVWIDEREMENKILQAIVDTTSI